Proteins encoded together in one Lathyrus oleraceus cultivar Zhongwan6 chromosome 5, CAAS_Psat_ZW6_1.0, whole genome shotgun sequence window:
- the LOC127086362 gene encoding uncharacterized protein LOC127086362 gives MAPQKSSSNKHSKKKQDSTLPPAHDLKGPTTIGNQQYVPEPPNEREKECIYKSQVLIPVLISGNCHAMLGPLPNPKIKPDRLKEFFPTYFHIKPIGAGVKPQPKEKMVEQKDPSSSTDDGEMNLTYLNYTRIFRTCPWSKDPSDYLSWLNKVEKIKGNFWKEVGIFDLIQLSRAGPNICPNMLLASLYFWDSTYNTFHLPCGMVTPTLFDAATIVGLHPNGIDFNPTNLNEDTIAFDTSLAPYSLFTSYYHDKSTMEVSDVKHIAFLTLWLSKYVFCSRSLQVAKRFITMANQLHAGIKLCLSEMILANLYESLSESVHLLKTIKPKVKSIYQDLFGFYNYGSMPHLKLLSL, from the coding sequence ATGGCTCCTCAAAAATCTTCCAGCAACAAACACTCTAAAAAGAAACAAGATTCAACTCTTCCTCCTGCGCATGATTTGAAGGGACCAACAACTATTGGAAACCAGCAATATGTTCCTGAACCTCCAAATGAGAGAGAAAAAGAATGTATCTACAAATCTCAGGTATTAATTcctgttcttatttctggaaacTGTCACGCTATGTTAGGTCCACTTCCGAACCCAAAGATTAAGCCAGATCGTTTAAAAGAATTTTTTCCAACCTATTTCCATATTAAACCCATAGGCGCTGGAGTGAAACCTCAACCTAAAGAGAAAATGGTAGAACAAAAAGACCCATCGAGTTCGACTGATGACGGAGAAATGAACTTAACTTATTTAAATTATACCAGGATATTTAGAACTTGTCCATGGTCGAAAGACCCTTCAGACTACTTATCTTGGCTAAATAAAGTTGAAAAGATTAAAGGGAATTTCTGGAAAGAAGTAGGTATTTTCGACCTTATCCAGTTGTCGAGAGCAGGACCCAATATTTGTCCCAATATGCTTTTGGCTTCCCTCTACTTCTGGGATAGTACCTACAACACctttcaccttccttgtgggatggttacgcccACTCTTTTCGACGCCGCAACCATCGTTGGCCTTCATCCCAATGGGATAGATTTCAACCCTACTAACCTGAACGAAGATACCATCGCTTTCGACACCAGCCTTGCCCCATACTCTTTATTTACGTCTTACTATCATGACAAGAGTACCATGGAAGTTTCGGATGTCAAACACATAGCCTTTTTGACTCTGTGGCTATCCAAATATGTGTTTTGCTCTCGTTCCCTCCAAGTTGCCAAGAGATTCATTACCATGGCCAATCAGCTTCACGCAGGCATCAAACTATGTTTGAGCGAAATGATTTTGGCGAACCTTTACGAATCTCTGAGTGAGAGCGTACATCTTTTGAAAACCATCAAACCCAAGGTAAAATCAATTTATCAGGACCTTTTTGGATTTTACAACTATGGCTCAATGCCACATTTGAAGCTTCTCTCCCTGTAG